In Candidatus Binataceae bacterium, the genomic stretch CATTGGCGCGAGGCGCATCGTCTCCAGCCGGACAATTGGACCTACAAGCGGCAGGCCTGGTCCTTGGCGGATCCGTTCCAGGGACAAAGCGAGCTGTACGACTCGTGCTGGGTGAAGGACGTCCAGAAGATCGGCGCCGAGAACTACTATCCGCCTTTGAATCTTTCCCCGGCAAGCGCCAAGTAGACTCAAGTCTGCGGGCACGGGCCACCGGCCCGTGCCATCGCGCGAAATCCTTTCGCACCCTTCTTGCTGACAGCAGCGTCCTGCTATTAGAAACAACAGGTTGCTGACGATCTCGAAGGAGCATTCGACCATGGGCAAACTTGACGGCAAAGTCGCGGTAGTTACCGGGGCGGCAAGCGGGCTGGGGCGTGCGAGTGCGCTGCGTTTCGCCAGAGAAGGCGCGGCAGTGGTGGTCGCCGATCTTAATTCACAGGGCGGAGAACTGATCGTCGCGGAAATTGCGGCTGCCGGGGCGCGCGGAGTTTACCAGCGATCCGACGTCACCCGCGAGTCCGACGTCAAGGCTCTCATCGAGCGCGCGGTGCGCGAATACGGTCGACTCGACATCACTTACAACAACGCCGGCGTGATCGGAGCGATGGGATCGATCGACAGCACCACCGAGGCCGATTGGGACAAAACCTTCGCAATCCTGACCAAGGCGGTTTTCTTCGGCATCAAGCATTCGGTCGAGCCGATGCGCAGGGCAGGAGGCGGATCGATCATTTCCACCGCCTCGATCGCGGGGATGAGCGGCAGCTTCCGACTTCATGCCTACAGCGCGGCGAAGGCGGCCGTCATCAATCTCACGCGAACGGCGGCACTCGAGCTGGGCAAGGAGCGGATCCGGGTGAACTGCATCTGCCCGGGAATCATCAGCACTCCGCTGGTTCACAGCGGAATACCCGGCGGCAAAGAAACCGTCGATCCGCTCATCGGTAAGGCGCAGGCGATTCAGCGCGCGGGCCAGGCCGAAGATATCGCGAACATGGCGTTGTTCCTGGCTAGCGATGAAGCTTCGTGGGTAACCGGCGCCGCGATGGTCGTGGATGGCGGGTTCACGGCGGGACAGCCGTTCTCCTTCACGGCGGGAGGCGCGGATCAACTGGGCCAGGCGGGCTACTCCGGCCCATCGTTCGAGCGCGGGTGAAGAACGACCAGACCATCGCTCGCAGAGACATCGACCTCCGACTGACTAATGCAGTTCCGCTTTCAGGCTGGTCAGAGTGGCAGCTTCGGTGATTCCGTCTGCGAGCTTCGCGGGAAAGCGACCATGCAGTGGGCTTAACCGGGTGCCCAGCGCCGTGAGGTGATAGCCGAGCATGGCGAGACCGTGGAACGGCGACGGCACCAGGTCGACCGCGTCCCTGAGTTCCCGCACCTCATTTTCATCCCATCCGAGCAGTCCGCTGATAAAGAAGTAGACCGGGAACGAGCCGACCAGGCATAGCATCAGTACCATCCAGGTATTGGCAATATGGCCAGGTCCGCGCCAGAGCCCACTGACTATTCCGCTGACTACAAGGTAGTTGGCGACACCGGCAAGGATGGGATTTACAAAGGTCTGCCACCAGCTGAAAACCGGAGGGGCTACCATTCGTGCCAGCAAGGGCCAGGCGACCAGTGCCTTGAGCGTGGCCGAGAGAATAAAGCCGTAGAACAATCCGTAGAAACCGAAGTGCGCGACGAAGATATAGGTAAGCGCGATACGTCCCAAGTGCTCGATTCCAACCAGCCAGCTATAGGTTCCGGTCTTGCCGGCGGCCAGGAAGAATTGATCGGGCATCCGTACTGCGAAATCGGAAAGCCGGAACAGATGCATCAAGCCGAGCACCGCCAGCGCGCGGCCGAACTGCGGCGGCAATAAGCCACCGATCAGCACGGGCGAGAACGCAACGTAGACGCCGCCGAGCAAACCCATGATCATGATGGCCCAGCGCAGACCCTGGTCAGCATAACGCTGAGTCAACGCTATCATTTGATGCGAGTACGCCTCGGAGATCGACGGCATCATCGTCGCGAAGATCGAGACGCTGGTCTCCAGGTACGCGAAGGTCAGGCCATAGGTGAGGAGCCAAATTTCGTTTTGTTCGAGGAAGTTAGGGATGAGCCGCCCTAGGATGAGTGGAACCATCGACCAGCTGAGGAACGGCATGACCGCCCCGGCGGTAGCCTTCACGCCGTAGATCAGGGACCTCCATACCGTATCGCGATCGAAATGGACCAGCACCAAGGTCAATAACTTCATTCCGCTACGATGATAGAAGACGGCGCAGACCAGCCCCAGCAGGTAATGTCCGATGACCGCACCGACGGAGAAACCCATCACGGCGCCCAGGCCCTCTCCAAACGCCGGATGCATCAGTCCCCAATGCCGCCCGTAGATCGCGCAGACCATCTGTACCGCCGGATAGGCGACGTAAAACATTACGGTGGTCAGCTGCACGTAGTCGAACCGTTGATAAGAACGGAAGATGGCGAGGAACGTGACGTAGAAGGAAGGGAAGCTGGCAAACGTGTAAATCACCACCAGCCAGCTCAGATAAGCGGCCGCGCTGTGGGGAAGCAGCACCGCTCCGACCAGGCTCATGATCGCGAACGCAACCAGTCCAATACCGAGGTGAAACCAGATAAAGAATTGCACGTAGCTCATCGCGCGCGCCGGATCCTTAACGCGGTATTCGGCGAAATACTTCACGGTCGATTGGCTGGTGCCGAGATCGAGCAGCGGAACCAGAAACAGCAACACCTGCGCTACCGCGCCGCCCGCGCCGCGCGCTTCGAGCAACGGGTTGACGAAGGTGCGATCGAGCCAGAAGCTGACCACAAAATTGAATGGAATTATCAACGCGATGTTTAGCAAGTAGTTAAAAATAAAGCCGCTCAGCGGCCGATGAAATCCGATGATTTCCCAACCCGCGTTGCGGGGCTTAGGTACTTGGGCGTCGCCCGCGCGGGGAAGCGCCGCCGCACCGAGCGAGGAGGGCGCGAGGTTCGCCGGTCGCGGCCGATAGAAATGCTCGGCCGCATCGGGATGACGGATGCTGTATCTCCGAGCCGCGGTGAATCCCGCAATGAGTCCCGCGAACATCAGCGTGATCAGGACGCATAGAATTGCGGTGGTGCGCATGCCCGGGACGGGCGCGGCACTCCAATTGCCGTAGTGCACGGGGGTGATGCCAGCCGAGTTGCGCGTGACCCAGTACAATAGATAGTTGAAGAAAAAGAAGCGTTGGAAATCGTAGTTGCGCATCCCGCGCCCGCCCAGCAGCATCCGCCGGTAGCTGTGCTGGCCCGCTTCGAGGTTTCCCTCGCTGAGCCATACATTCAAAATGTAGACGGTGCCGCGGCCAACCTTGATTCGCGTCAGGATCGGGGTCCGGGGATGAACCGGATCTGACGAGGTAGTCGCGACCAGAACCATAGCGTCTGCCCCGACCGCGAGTAGGCTCCGTTCGTAGACGCGTACTGCCGTGTTCCAGCTAACCTGGGTTGCGAGCAAATCTGACTTCGGTCCGACGTAGGCGATGGTGGCGGCGATCTTCTCGCTGGCGGTGGCATGCCTCGGCCCCATCGGCACATCGACGACCCCGGTCTGCTCAACCGCGTCATGGGTCAGGGTCCGCACGGAAGCCGGATCGATATGCGGGCCCATGACGATGAGCAAACCCAGGCCTGAATCCACGCGCGCCTCGAGATCGTCAAGTGCGGCGCCGGGCGCGGGCAATTCGTCCTGGAAAATCGCCACCCGCGCATCGGCCAAGTGGTCAACGCGGCTGGTTGATGGATCGAGCGCGAGGCGACGGAACACCAGCTCCTCGGCGCCCTGATAGAAAACGGGAAAACGCTGCTCCGAAGCAGCTGCTGCGGACACCAGCAGAGCGAACGTGGCAATTGTAAAGGCGGAGGCCCAGCGAATTCGCATCAGCCGCACGTCTCCGGGACGTTTAACGCGCTGCCTAAAGTAGGTCCTGAGCGGGTGGAACGCTATAGACTGATTCCATGAACCCGAAGGCAGAATTGCGCCGCCTTTCGCCAAATGGTTGTGGATTGGCGATGATCACGACCCTGTCAACACGGCAGCACCCACCAAACCCTCACCGGAACGGAACAGGCATTTAGAGCAATGGCGAATCAACCTCAAATCCCCGCCCGGCCGGAAGCGAGCCTGGGCGAGTTCATGCTCACGCACAAGGGCGACCTGACGCTCGCGCTCTCGTTGGCTGTCTATCTGGCCAGCGGCGCGATGCTGACCTTCACGCGCTTCCATCGCTCCGCGGAAATCGCTGTATCGATAGCGGAAGCGGCGCTTATCGGAGGACTCTGCGATTACATCGCGCTCAAGATGATCTTCGAGCGGCGCTGGTATCTGCCCAACTCCGGCGTGTTGCCGCGCAATCGGCAAAAGCTGGTCGATGGCATCGCCAGTACCATCGAAAACGAGTGGCTCACGCCCCTGATGATCGGCCAGCGGCTCAGCGAGCTGAACCTGGTGAATCGCCTCGGGACGTACCTGGAAGAAGTGAAACTCAGCGACCTCCTGGGACAGGCCGGCCTTCGACGTCTCATCGCGCGCGTGATCGACTACCTAGAGTCAGATGAGCGCCGCGCGCAGCTCGAGACCGTGCTGCGCAAGGCGTTGCCGACAACCTTCTCGCGGATCTATGCGGTGATGCATCGGCTGGGCGCCCAGACGCTCACCGCGAGGATCGCAGCCAATCTCCGCAGTCGCCTCCCGGAGCTGCAAAACGATCCCGAGCTGGTGCACACCCTGGAGAACGCGATCCATGAATTCGGTGCACAGCTTCACGACCCGGAGAGCTATGCCTATCAGCTTGCTCGCCGGCTGATCGACGAGATCGTGCGGCGCGCCGTGGAGGCGAGCCGCGGGCAGATTTCGCACATGGTGCGGGAAAATCTCGCGCGGCTGTCGGATGAGCAGATCCGGTTTCAGATAGAATCCAAGACCCGCACCCACCTGGATTGGATTCGCGTCAACGGCGGAATCTTCGGCGCATTCTTTGGGCTGGTCTTCGCGCTGGCGCGGATCGTCATCGATCATGGGCCGCAAATCTTGGAGCGCTTGCACATTGGAATATGAAAAGCGGAATAACGACTTGACTTCTCTGTCCGAGGTGACAAGCGTGGGAAAGAAACCGGGAGGATTCCAGCGTGGCTCAACTTGCTTATTCAAGTGCTATTTCGATCGCGAAGAAAATCAAGGCGCGCAAGATCTCCAGCCGCGAAGCGCTCGACTATTTCCTGGCTCGGGTCGAGAAGCTCGACAAGCCTATCAACTCAGTAGTCACTATCGATGCCGATCGCGCGCGCAAGGAGGCCGATGAGGCTGACGCCGCGCTGGCACGCGGTGAGATACGCGGGCCGCTACATGGCGTGCCGATGACGATCAAGGACTCGTTCCAGACCAAGGGTATGCGAACGACGTCGGGCGCGCCGGAGCTGTCCGGCCTAATCCCTACAGAAGATGCGTGGCCGGTTGCGCGTCTACGCGAAGCCGGCGCCGTCATCTACGGAAAGACCAACCTCCCTATCTACGCCGGCGACTTGCAGAGTTACAACGAGGTTTTCGGGACCACCAACAATCCCCACGATGTATCGCGCACCCCGGGTGGCTCATCGGGGGGATCGGCGGCGGCCCTCGCCTGCGGATTCACGCCGCTGGAACTCGGTAGCGATATCGGCGGGTCGATTCGACTGCCGTCGCACATGTCGGGGATCGTTGGCCATAAGCCAAGTTACGGGATCGTACCAGCGCACGGTCAGATTCCCGGGCCGCCGGGAACCCTGACGCTCGCCGACCTCGCAGTCGCCGGACCGATGGCGCGTAGCATCGACGACCTCAAGCTTGGACTCGATATTATGGCGGGGCCGAATCGCTGGGAGCATCCGGCGTGGAAGCTTAAGCTGCCAGCGCCGCGCCGGGCGACGCTTAAAGAGTATCGCGTAGCCGCATGGCTCGATGATCCCACCTGCCGCGTGGAGCCTGAGTTGCGGGAATTGCTCGAGAAAGCCGCGCAGGCGCTCGCGGGAGCCGGCGCGACCGTGGATTACAATGCGCGTCCGGCCTTCACCCTGGAGAAAGTCGCCGATACCTTTGCCGCGCTGCTGCAGGCCGCGCTGGCGGGGGGAGTATCGTTCGAGAAAATCGAGGAGTACGCAGCTACCGAGGGCGATTCGGCCGCAGCCCGGACGCGCCGACTGCTCGCGATTCGCCATCGCCAATGGCTCAGCATCAACGAGCGGCGGCTCCAGATGCGCAGGCGATGGGAAGAATTCTTTGCGGATTGGGATGCGATCCTGCTTCCGGTGATGCCATGCCCTGCGATTGCGCACGATCATTCGGAACCGCAGGCGAGCAGGACCGCGATGGTAGGCGGCGAGCAGCGTCCCTACTGGGCGCTGACCACGTGGATGGCGCCCGCAGGAGCTTGCTACCTACCTGCGACGGTGATTCCGGTAGGGGTATTGCAGAGTGGGCTGCCGGTCGGAATTCAGATCGCCGGACCGTATCTGCATGACCGCACCACGCTGGACTTGGCCAAGCATCTATTTGCGCTGTTGGGCAACCGCTGTCCGAGGCCGCGCGGCTTCTCAGGGTGAAGGCGAGGGGTGCTTTTATCCGACCGGGAGAGGCCCGCGGAGTTATTTTCGTTCTGCGCGCCGAGCAACGACTTTGGCGCCGTCCCCGATGGGCGTCCGAATCCGACGATCTAAATTTGAATTTTCGAGAACTGGATAGTCGAGCTACCGGTATTCGTCGCCGCAGTCGCCGATCAACCTTGCGAGGTCGCGGGATTTTGCGCTGACGGCGTCGAGCTTTGCACGGTCGTCGGAATCGAGCTGGAATCCGAAAACGCGCGTAGTGTCGGCTATATGTTCGGCGACCCCAAGGCGTGTCCCGACAATCACGGCGGCCACTGCAGGACGATCTAGAATCGCGCGCACGGCAACGTTAGCAATGCTGACCCGATGGCGGTCGGCGACCTGCTTCACCGCGGCGAGTAACTCCTGAAACAGAGACCATCCGCCCCATGCTTCGATCATGTTGCGATACTTCTGAAGTGATGCGGTGTTCAGGTCGCTGCGGCGCGGCTCGGGCCGGGCCACAAATTGTTCCGACATCAAACCGCCGAGCAGGACCCCATAGGGGAGAAGCGTAATCCCGTGCTCGCCGGAGAACGCGGCCATTTTGTTTTCCGGTCTGCGATCCACCAGTGAGTACTGCACCTGGTTCGAGACGATCTTGATGCCGTGATCGGTGATGATACGCAGGTGCTCGGTGTCGAAATTGGTAAGGGCGAGGTGCAGAATTTTGTCTTCCTGTTGGAGATCGGCGAGATGCTTGAGCGCATCGAGGTAGGCCTCGTCGCCGTAGTCCCACCAGTGAAATTGCAATAGATCGAGCGACTTTACGCCCATCCGCGACAGCGACAGGTTAATCGCGTCCTCGACAACGCGGCGCGTCATCCTGCCGGGCCGCGGCACCCATTTGGTGAACGCCTGAATCTCGTTGAGCCGATCCGCACCGAAGCGGCCGGCGAATTGCTGGCGGAATGCTCCAATGAAGTCCTCGGCAGGTCCATAGTGATCGGCGACATCCCAAGTCGTGAACCCGCTCTCGTGGTAGGTGAACATCTCGGGAATGGCACGCGCTGGGTCGATGTTTCCATGCGCGCCTGAGACTTGCCACAAACCGTTCATCACACGGCAGATCGAGAGGTCGGGGGTGAATTGAAAGCGGCTCGATGCGGGTAGCGTCATGGCCATCTCCAGCTATCGTGCAAAATACCCCTTTGGCGCCATTCAGTGTTAGGCTCTAGCAAACCCAAAGCTGGAGAAGACCCGACCATGAAAATCGGCGTGCTGACGTTTCTGACCGACAAGTCCGGGAGTCCTGGAGCGATCGCACATGCGGCCGAGAACCTGGGCTTTGAATCATTCTATGTCGCGGAGCATCTCGCAGTGCCAACCGACTATACGACCCGCTACCCGCGCTCGCGCGATGGCAAGGTTCCCGATTTCTACGGCGCATTGATCGATCCGTTCGTCGCGCTCTCAATAGCTGCGCATACCACATCGCGCATCAAGCTCGGAACTGCAATCTGCCTGCTGCCCGAGCGCAACGTCATCGAGACCGCCAAGGTGACCGCATCGATCGATCACTATTCGAAGGGCCGGCTCATCTTGGGCGTTGGCGCCGGGTGGTTCCGAGAGGAGGCCCAACTGTTCGGAGTGGATTTCGCCCGTCGCTGGCAGCATTTGCGTGAAGCAGTGGAAGCGCTGCGCGTCCTCTGGAGTGGTGACGACGTAAGCTACACTGGTGAGATCGTCAAGTTTCCCTCGATCAAGGTAGGACCCAAACCCGTGCAGAAACCCGCGCCTCCGATCTGGCTCGGGGCGCACGACCCCAAGTACGCGCTCAAGCGCGTCGCCCGTTATGCGGATGGATGGTGCCCGGGCGGCCTCAGCGTTGAAAAGGCACGTGAATGCATTCCCCAGATCAAGGCGCTGGCCAGCGAATATGGCCGCGACCCCGAGAAGATCGAGTTTTCGGTTTTGCTGATGGGTGGCGATGGACCATCGGCGGACGTGATGAAGCAGTACGCCGAGGCGGGGGTGAGTCGACTGGTGGTCGCGGCGTCTGCGGTCGCGGAAGATGGAGTGAAAGTGGTGCAGGGACTCGGACCGATAGTGGAGAGCGCTGCGAAAGTCGGCTAGTGGCGCAGGGGCGAGGGGAGCAGGCATTTGTGTCGTCGCGGGCCGGGCGAGGCCCTCTGAGCTTGGCTCAGCTGGTGAAATACCCGGGAAAGAAACATGGGCAGTATCAGCGCGGTAGACGAGAAGCTTCGACGTAAGTTCTATGTTGACGATCCGGACGATCTTCGGCCTGGGGAAAAGCTGGTCTTCCTCCTGAGCTTGCACGGCGGTGGTTCGGTTGGCGCATGGCAGCGCGCGTACTTCCCGGCCTATCGTTACAAGGAAAAGTATCGACTGGTTATCGCGACACCGTCGTCCGCCACCAAAGAGCCAATGCGACGCTGGGTGGCGGAGGCGGATGATGCCCATCTGCGCAACATCGTCGATTACCTGTTCGAAAAATATGGGAAAGACACGATCGCAGCGTTCTGGCTGGTCGGGCATTCGCAGGGTGGCATGACCGCCAACCGACTGCTCGGCGACGATTTCTTTCGCAACCGGGTCGATGGTTGGTTGAGTCTGTCGGGCGGCAGAATCGGGCCAATCGAGTTACCTCCATCATTTTTCGTTCCGGTAGGACCCCTGCCGCGCCTGCCCGGGTTTCCGATCGGAACGGCGCGTCCCGGTAGTGCGGCCGTGCCGGATTGTGACATCTCTTTCATCTTTGCGACCGGCGAGCACGAGATGGTCGCGCTGCCCGAGACGTCTCCGTGGGCGGACAAGTATGAAGCCGGCCCACGCGTCAGGTTGCCCGACGTGATCGATGAAGAACCCGGCCTTATCTACGACACCTTGCGCGAGGGGAGATCGAATTCGGCTTGGGGTCTATTACCACGACCTGGCGTCGCCCAAGTCTATGCGTATCCAAACGCGCGTGGCGGTCGCGTGATCGCCGACGTAGTTCGTCTTGATAAGGGACATACCGAGGGGTTGGAGCCGCGGATCACGGAAGAACTGATCAGGATGATTGTCGCAGCGCCCGGCGGCAAGGCGCAACAATCAGATGAGGTACTGTTAACCCCCGCGTAACCGCGGCGGTTGCGGCGAAGCCTGCCGACGATCTAGCGTCGCCGGTTGATGAATTTTAGCTTAATCAATCGCGCGCTCGCCCGCAGCGTCGCCAGCGCGATCATGCTCGTCTGCGTCACCGAGTCGGCGGCCATGGCGAACTCCAGCTCGCCGAAGAGTCCGATTCATCACGTGATCCTGGTCGTAGGGGAGAATCACAGCTTTGATAATCTGTTCGGCGCGTACCAGCCGCTCAGGGGTCAGAGCGTAGACAATCTGCTGTCCAAGGGAATTATCAAGCCGGACGGGGCGCCCGGGCCTCACTTCGACAAGGCGGTCCAATGGAACGCGATTGACCACGACAAATATTCGATCACTCCGACCCGTACCGAACCGTACCCTCGATTGCCGCAACCGAATACCACCTTCGCTTTTGGGCAACCTCAGGGCGTACCCGATGCGCGATTTCCGGCCGACCTGCCCGATGGTCCATTTCAGCTCAGCAAGTACACCGCATATCAGCTCTCGTATACGGGCGATCCGGCGCATCGCTTCTTTCAGATGTGGCAGCAGTTCGACCAAGGCCGCAACGACCTGTTCGTGTGGGCCGCGGTCACGATCGGCTTCGGCAGCGACGCCAAACCCCCGCCCGCGCCGTTTACCGATCAAAGCACCCGCCAGGGTGCGGTCGCGATGGGTTTTTACAACATGAACCTGGGCGATGCACCGGTATTCAAGTTCATCGCGGATCACTACGCGATGAGCGACAACTTTCATCAGGCAATAATGGGCGGGACCGGCGCAAGCTTTATCTTCCTCGGCACT encodes the following:
- a CDS encoding amidase, coding for MAQLAYSSAISIAKKIKARKISSREALDYFLARVEKLDKPINSVVTIDADRARKEADEADAALARGEIRGPLHGVPMTIKDSFQTKGMRTTSGAPELSGLIPTEDAWPVARLREAGAVIYGKTNLPIYAGDLQSYNEVFGTTNNPHDVSRTPGGSSGGSAAALACGFTPLELGSDIGGSIRLPSHMSGIVGHKPSYGIVPAHGQIPGPPGTLTLADLAVAGPMARSIDDLKLGLDIMAGPNRWEHPAWKLKLPAPRRATLKEYRVAAWLDDPTCRVEPELRELLEKAAQALAGAGATVDYNARPAFTLEKVADTFAALLQAALAGGVSFEKIEEYAATEGDSAAARTRRLLAIRHRQWLSINERRLQMRRRWEEFFADWDAILLPVMPCPAIAHDHSEPQASRTAMVGGEQRPYWALTTWMAPAGACYLPATVIPVGVLQSGLPVGIQIAGPYLHDRTTLDLAKHLFALLGNRCPRPRGFSG
- a CDS encoding LLM class F420-dependent oxidoreductase encodes the protein MKIGVLTFLTDKSGSPGAIAHAAENLGFESFYVAEHLAVPTDYTTRYPRSRDGKVPDFYGALIDPFVALSIAAHTTSRIKLGTAICLLPERNVIETAKVTASIDHYSKGRLILGVGAGWFREEAQLFGVDFARRWQHLREAVEALRVLWSGDDVSYTGEIVKFPSIKVGPKPVQKPAPPIWLGAHDPKYALKRVARYADGWCPGGLSVEKARECIPQIKALASEYGRDPEKIEFSVLLMGGDGPSADVMKQYAEAGVSRLVVAASAVAEDGVKVVQGLGPIVESAAKVG
- a CDS encoding aldo/keto reductase, whose amino-acid sequence is MTLPASSRFQFTPDLSICRVMNGLWQVSGAHGNIDPARAIPEMFTYHESGFTTWDVADHYGPAEDFIGAFRQQFAGRFGADRLNEIQAFTKWVPRPGRMTRRVVEDAINLSLSRMGVKSLDLLQFHWWDYGDEAYLDALKHLADLQQEDKILHLALTNFDTEHLRIITDHGIKIVSNQVQYSLVDRRPENKMAAFSGEHGITLLPYGVLLGGLMSEQFVARPEPRRSDLNTASLQKYRNMIEAWGGWSLFQELLAAVKQVADRHRVSIANVAVRAILDRPAVAAVIVGTRLGVAEHIADTTRVFGFQLDSDDRAKLDAVSAKSRDLARLIGDCGDEYR
- a CDS encoding DUF445 family protein, with the translated sequence MANQPQIPARPEASLGEFMLTHKGDLTLALSLAVYLASGAMLTFTRFHRSAEIAVSIAEAALIGGLCDYIALKMIFERRWYLPNSGVLPRNRQKLVDGIASTIENEWLTPLMIGQRLSELNLVNRLGTYLEEVKLSDLLGQAGLRRLIARVIDYLESDERRAQLETVLRKALPTTFSRIYAVMHRLGAQTLTARIAANLRSRLPELQNDPELVHTLENAIHEFGAQLHDPESYAYQLARRLIDEIVRRAVEASRGQISHMVRENLARLSDEQIRFQIESKTRTHLDWIRVNGGIFGAFFGLVFALARIVIDHGPQILERLHIGI
- a CDS encoding SDR family oxidoreductase, whose product is MGKLDGKVAVVTGAASGLGRASALRFAREGAAVVVADLNSQGGELIVAEIAAAGARGVYQRSDVTRESDVKALIERAVREYGRLDITYNNAGVIGAMGSIDSTTEADWDKTFAILTKAVFFGIKHSVEPMRRAGGGSIISTASIAGMSGSFRLHAYSAAKAAVINLTRTAALELGKERIRVNCICPGIISTPLVHSGIPGGKETVDPLIGKAQAIQRAGQAEDIANMALFLASDEASWVTGAAMVVDGGFTAGQPFSFTAGGADQLGQAGYSGPSFERG